Proteins co-encoded in one Arthrobacter globiformis genomic window:
- a CDS encoding twin-arginine translocation signal domain-containing protein: protein MTTRRSFLVRAGALTVAAALSAVLE, encoded by the coding sequence GTGACCACACGTAGAAGCTTCCTGGTTAGGGCAGGAGCCCTTACAGTGGCTGCTGCCCTCTCCGCCGTTCTGGAGTAA
- a CDS encoding ATP-dependent DNA ligase — protein sequence MLLDELVRTSEAVAATRSRLAKVNELAGLLLRLDPADIPTAVGLLTAKPRQGRVGIGWSGMRAARGEPAPEPNLTIAHLDVALDRLLAAAGAGSTVERAATLRTLMAEATEREQAFIAGVLLGELRTGALEGVLTDAVARAAGRPVEAVRRAAMLSGDLGGTALLAVTGTAAQLDAVGLVVGRPVQPMLAATAASAGEALETTGEASVEYKLDGARIQVHRAGDDVRIYTRTLAEVTHRLPEVVEVVRGLPVRDVILDGETLALDEDGGPRPFQETMSRFGANAARTTLLHPWFFDVLHIDGRDLLDEPLSTRIGVLERIAPGHRIPGKITADAAVAERVSRDALAAGHEGVVVKAVDSAYAAGRRGSNWIKVKPVLTYDLVVLACEWGSGRRNGLLSNLHLGALDPVGEFGEPGGYVMVGKTFKGLTDALLRWQTERFQELEVRRTAGTVWTEPVTVVEIAIDGVQHSPRYPGGIALRFARVKRYRDDKTAAEADTIQTLRALLRPPRGRKVSPAPAEPDWGRDVPHPQN from the coding sequence ATGCTACTCGACGAGCTCGTGAGGACCTCGGAAGCCGTCGCGGCCACCCGCTCCCGGCTCGCCAAGGTCAACGAACTGGCAGGCCTGCTGCTCCGGCTCGACCCCGCGGACATCCCGACGGCGGTCGGCTTGCTCACCGCCAAGCCTCGCCAGGGCCGAGTCGGGATCGGCTGGAGCGGCATGCGGGCGGCCAGGGGCGAGCCAGCTCCTGAGCCGAATCTCACTATCGCCCACCTCGACGTTGCGTTGGACCGGCTGCTGGCAGCCGCAGGCGCTGGCTCGACCGTTGAACGCGCCGCCACCCTTCGGACTCTGATGGCGGAAGCCACCGAACGAGAGCAGGCCTTCATCGCCGGCGTGCTGCTCGGAGAACTTCGTACCGGTGCACTCGAAGGCGTACTGACGGATGCGGTTGCCCGCGCCGCCGGCCGGCCGGTCGAGGCCGTACGCCGCGCAGCGATGCTCTCCGGCGATCTCGGCGGGACCGCCCTGCTGGCGGTCACGGGCACCGCGGCCCAGCTTGACGCCGTCGGCCTCGTCGTCGGACGTCCCGTGCAGCCCATGCTCGCCGCAACCGCGGCCAGTGCCGGCGAGGCGCTGGAGACGACGGGGGAAGCGTCGGTGGAATACAAACTCGACGGCGCACGCATCCAGGTGCACCGTGCCGGCGACGACGTGCGCATCTACACCCGCACCCTGGCCGAAGTGACCCACCGGCTGCCTGAGGTGGTGGAGGTGGTGCGAGGACTGCCCGTGCGCGATGTGATCCTCGACGGCGAGACCTTAGCCCTCGACGAGGACGGCGGGCCGCGGCCGTTCCAGGAGACCATGTCCCGGTTCGGGGCGAACGCGGCGCGCACCACGCTGCTGCATCCGTGGTTTTTCGACGTGCTGCACATCGACGGGCGCGACCTGCTCGACGAGCCGCTGTCCACACGCATCGGTGTGCTCGAGCGCATCGCCCCCGGGCACCGCATCCCGGGAAAAATCACTGCGGATGCGGCTGTTGCCGAGAGAGTGTCGCGCGATGCGCTGGCCGCCGGCCATGAGGGCGTGGTCGTGAAGGCGGTGGACTCGGCCTACGCCGCCGGGCGGCGGGGTTCGAACTGGATCAAGGTGAAGCCGGTGCTCACCTACGACCTGGTGGTGCTCGCCTGCGAATGGGGGTCAGGACGGCGCAACGGGCTGCTGTCGAACCTGCACCTCGGAGCCCTGGACCCTGTTGGCGAGTTCGGCGAACCCGGTGGTTACGTGATGGTGGGCAAGACGTTCAAGGGCCTCACCGACGCGCTGCTGCGATGGCAGACTGAAAGGTTCCAGGAGTTGGAGGTGCGGCGCACGGCGGGTACGGTGTGGACCGAGCCGGTCACCGTGGTCGAGATCGCCATCGACGGCGTCCAGCACTCTCCCCGCTATCCGGGTGGAATCGCCCTTCGGTTCGCACGCGTCAAGCGCTACCGTGACGACAAGACGGCCGCGGAGGCCGACACCATCCAGACGTTGCGCGCTCTGCTCCGTCCCCCGCGGGGCAGAAAGGTATCGCCCGCGCCGGCGGAGCCAGATTGGGGAAGAGACGTCCCACACCCGCAAAATTGA
- the cspE gene encoding transcription antiterminator/RNA stability regulator CspE — MATGTVKWFNAEKGFGFIAPDDGSADVFAHFSAIASSGYRSLDENQKVQFDVTQGPKGPQAENIQPL, encoded by the coding sequence ATGGCAACAGGTACGGTCAAGTGGTTCAACGCCGAAAAGGGCTTCGGATTCATCGCCCCCGACGACGGAAGCGCTGACGTGTTCGCACACTTTTCAGCAATCGCATCCAGCGGTTACCGCTCCCTGGACGAGAACCAGAAGGTTCAGTTCGACGTCACCCAGGGCCCTAAGGGTCCGCAGGCGGAGAACATCCAGCCGCTCTAA
- a CDS encoding TMEM175 family protein, producing MNKNRLEAFSDGVLAIIITIMVLELHVPDEPTWRGLGSVLPTFLSYLLSFVYVGIYWNNHHHMIHLAGRVNGAILWANLHLLFWLSLIPFTTRWMDESGFVQIPVLTYGINLLCAAIAYFILERALIRQQGRDGPLAQAIGRDWKGKTSPLIYLAGLGLTAVQPLLGVAVYTIVALIWLIPDRRVEHFVTRAHPD from the coding sequence GTGAACAAGAACCGTCTGGAGGCGTTCAGTGATGGTGTGCTCGCCATCATCATCACAATCATGGTGCTGGAACTCCATGTGCCGGACGAACCGACCTGGCGTGGTTTGGGGTCCGTCCTGCCCACGTTCCTCAGCTACCTGCTCAGCTTCGTCTACGTCGGAATTTACTGGAACAATCACCACCACATGATCCACCTGGCAGGCAGGGTCAACGGGGCGATCCTCTGGGCCAATCTGCACTTGTTGTTCTGGCTTTCACTAATCCCGTTCACCACCCGCTGGATGGATGAGTCCGGCTTCGTGCAGATCCCGGTGCTGACGTACGGGATCAACTTACTGTGCGCCGCGATCGCCTACTTCATCCTGGAACGGGCACTGATCCGCCAACAGGGCCGGGACGGCCCCCTCGCCCAGGCAATTGGCCGGGACTGGAAAGGCAAAACGTCGCCACTGATTTACCTCGCAGGCCTTGGGCTGACCGCTGTCCAGCCACTGCTTGGGGTTGCGGTCTACACCATTGTGGCCCTGATCTGGCTAATTCCTGACCGCCGGGTTGAGCACTTCGTCACCCGTGCTCACCCGGACTGA
- a CDS encoding dihydrofolate reductase family protein, giving the protein MGIIVANLFVTLDGVYQAPGGSEEDTAGGFAFGGWQAPVSDDEAGAAIGEEIGRIDALLLGRKTYDIFAAYWPHQSDEIGGTLNRAPKFVVSNSLVAPAWAGTKVLPNAEAAGQLREEFDEVHMFGSGVLIRSLLAADVLDRLHLWLYPITLGQGKRIFDTGTVPASFRLAEPARTFPKGAVSLVYDRAGSVATQDMRGA; this is encoded by the coding sequence GTGGGCATCATCGTCGCCAACCTGTTTGTCACCCTCGACGGCGTCTACCAGGCGCCGGGCGGCAGCGAAGAAGATACCGCGGGCGGATTCGCCTTCGGTGGCTGGCAGGCGCCGGTGTCCGATGACGAGGCCGGCGCTGCCATCGGCGAGGAGATTGGCCGCATCGACGCCCTGCTCCTCGGTCGGAAGACCTACGACATTTTCGCGGCCTACTGGCCGCACCAGTCCGACGAGATCGGCGGCACGCTCAACCGGGCGCCCAAGTTCGTCGTCTCCAATTCACTGGTTGCTCCGGCGTGGGCGGGCACCAAGGTGCTGCCAAATGCAGAGGCAGCGGGCCAGCTCCGTGAAGAGTTCGACGAGGTGCACATGTTCGGCAGCGGCGTCCTCATCCGGTCGCTACTGGCGGCGGACGTGCTCGACCGCCTCCACCTCTGGCTCTATCCGATCACCCTCGGGCAGGGCAAGCGCATCTTCGATACCGGGACCGTTCCCGCCTCCTTCCGCCTCGCCGAGCCGGCGCGCACCTTCCCGAAGGGGGCAGTGTCGCTGGTCTACGACCGAGCGGGCAGCGTGGCGACGCAGGACATGCGGGGCGCCTGA
- a CDS encoding DUF4235 domain-containing protein, translating into MAKKPTSNPAKTLYRPIGLASGLIGGAIAGQIFKQVWKHAAPGDRDEPPTPLATDYGLKEILIAAAIQGAIFAVIKTVIDRGGARLFERWTGEWPGN; encoded by the coding sequence ATGGCCAAGAAACCCACCAGCAACCCAGCGAAAACGCTGTACCGGCCGATCGGGCTGGCCTCAGGACTGATCGGCGGCGCCATCGCTGGACAAATTTTCAAACAGGTGTGGAAGCACGCCGCCCCGGGCGACCGGGATGAGCCCCCAACCCCCCTGGCAACCGACTACGGTCTGAAAGAGATCCTGATAGCCGCCGCCATCCAGGGCGCTATTTTCGCAGTGATAAAGACGGTCATCGACCGCGGCGGCGCGCGGCTCTTCGAGCGCTGGACGGGAGAATGGCCCGGCAACTGA
- a CDS encoding COG4315 family predicted lipoprotein, which translates to MKKQLRISFSMLTLAAALGGCGGNPGSTSPTTGTPQASATAPAPGISTTAAADVELKTATSAAGPIVVDKDGKSVYFFTKDVKNSSTSACKDACAAAWPAVTTDSDAPKVEGITGTVGTISTAGGSKQITLNGMPVYFYAKDTKAGDILGQGVNNAWYLVSPSGQMLK; encoded by the coding sequence ATGAAAAAGCAACTGCGCATCAGCTTCTCGATGCTTACTCTGGCTGCGGCGCTTGGTGGCTGCGGCGGCAACCCCGGCTCCACAAGTCCTACCACAGGTACACCGCAGGCGTCTGCCACCGCTCCGGCACCGGGTATATCCACTACTGCGGCAGCGGACGTGGAGCTCAAGACCGCCACCTCAGCGGCGGGCCCGATCGTGGTGGACAAGGACGGGAAAAGCGTCTATTTCTTCACAAAGGACGTCAAGAATTCGTCCACCAGTGCCTGCAAGGACGCCTGTGCGGCGGCATGGCCGGCGGTCACGACAGACTCGGATGCACCCAAAGTGGAAGGGATCACAGGCACAGTCGGTACCATCAGCACAGCCGGCGGTTCGAAGCAGATCACGCTCAACGGCATGCCGGTTTACTTCTATGCCAAGGACACGAAGGCGGGGGACATCCTCGGCCAGGGCGTCAACAACGCGTGGTACTTGGTCAGCCCGTCCGGTCAAATGTTGAAGTAG
- a CDS encoding nucleoside deaminase, translating to MTHEQQQTATQKPQTAHDPAFEAAYQAAQKSLGEGGIPIGAALARNGVVIASGHNERVQNGDPIAHGEMSALRAAGRQKRYRDTTLYTTLAPCAMCTGTIIQFKIPRVVVGEARTFDGEFELLRSRGVEVVVLDDQRCVDMMRTFQNNNPDLWAEDIAEQA from the coding sequence ATGACCCACGAACAGCAGCAAACCGCCACCCAGAAACCACAAACAGCCCATGACCCCGCCTTCGAAGCCGCCTACCAGGCTGCCCAAAAGAGCCTCGGCGAAGGCGGGATCCCCATCGGAGCAGCGCTGGCCCGTAACGGCGTGGTCATCGCGAGCGGGCACAACGAACGAGTCCAAAACGGCGATCCGATCGCGCACGGCGAAATGTCCGCACTTCGCGCAGCCGGCCGGCAGAAGAGGTACCGGGACACCACGCTCTACACCACCCTCGCCCCGTGTGCCATGTGCACCGGAACCATCATCCAATTCAAAATTCCCCGAGTGGTGGTGGGTGAAGCGCGCACCTTCGACGGCGAATTCGAGCTACTGCGATCACGTGGCGTTGAGGTGGTGGTTCTGGATGATCAGCGCTGCGTTGACATGATGCGCACCTTCCAGAACAACAACCCGGACCTTTGGGCGGAGGACATCGCCGAGCAGGCCTAG
- a CDS encoding DUF805 domain-containing protein, protein MSQPQYPSQQPYPQQQQSWQGEPPLWAPYYGAPFPVAVKRFFKKYATFSGRASRSEYWWWTLVSIGVSIILNIIISAGSTTSSLTGTATAGPGSVFGTVLLVIWGLATLVPSLALSVRRLHDGNFSGWLLLLVLVPFLGAIAVLVFMILPSNPAGQRFDQPGVDVGAGS, encoded by the coding sequence TTGAGTCAGCCGCAATACCCGTCCCAGCAGCCGTATCCACAGCAGCAGCAATCCTGGCAGGGTGAACCTCCGCTTTGGGCCCCCTATTACGGGGCGCCGTTCCCTGTGGCCGTCAAGCGGTTCTTCAAGAAGTACGCCACGTTCTCCGGCAGGGCCAGCCGCAGCGAATACTGGTGGTGGACGCTCGTGTCCATCGGCGTGAGCATCATCCTGAACATCATCATCAGCGCCGGATCAACCACTTCGAGCCTCACCGGCACGGCGACCGCCGGCCCCGGTTCCGTCTTCGGGACGGTCTTGCTCGTCATCTGGGGACTGGCGACTCTCGTTCCGTCCCTGGCACTGTCGGTCCGCCGCCTGCACGACGGAAACTTCAGCGGCTGGCTGCTGCTCCTCGTCCTGGTCCCGTTCCTGGGCGCCATCGCCGTGCTCGTTTTCATGATTTTGCCGTCCAACCCCGCCGGACAGCGATTCGACCAGCCTGGCGTGGATGTCGGTGCCGGGTCGTGA